A single Pseudomonas sp. HN11 DNA region contains:
- a CDS encoding lysine N(6)-hydroxylase/L-ornithine N(5)-oxygenase family protein, translated as MTQAIASPAVHDLIGIGFGPSNLALAIALQEREKAQGKLDVLFLDKQADYRWHGNTLVTQSELQISFLKDLVTLRNPTSPYSFVNYLKAHDRLVEFINLGTFYPCRMEYNDYLRWVAGQFQAQARYGEEVLAIEPILHQQQVEALRVISRDALGEQHVRTTRSVVVSAGGTPRIPEAFNALKGDSRVFHHSQYLERMASQPCVDGKAMRIAIIGGGQSAAEAFIDLNDSFPSVQVDMIVRGSALKPADDSPFVNEVFSPAFTDLVFQQEGAERERLVAEYQNTNYSVVDLDLIERIYGIFYRQKVSGIARQAFRTMTVVEKATPGPLGIELVLRNNANGDTSINHYDAVILATGYERQTHRALLAPLEDYLGDFEVARDYRIVTDERCNAGIYIQGFSQASHGLSDTLLSVLPIRADEIAASLYALDRGRGQGRSVQDLLLATAS; from the coding sequence ATGACACAGGCAATTGCTTCGCCCGCGGTTCACGACCTGATCGGTATCGGTTTCGGCCCTTCGAACCTGGCGCTGGCCATCGCCCTGCAGGAGCGCGAAAAGGCCCAGGGCAAACTGGACGTACTGTTCCTGGACAAGCAGGCCGACTACCGCTGGCACGGCAATACCCTGGTCACCCAGAGCGAGCTGCAGATCTCGTTCCTCAAGGACCTGGTGACCTTGCGCAACCCCACCAGCCCGTACTCCTTCGTCAATTACCTGAAAGCCCACGACCGCCTGGTGGAGTTCATCAACCTGGGCACCTTCTACCCGTGCCGCATGGAGTACAACGACTACCTGCGCTGGGTCGCCGGTCAGTTTCAGGCCCAGGCGCGCTACGGTGAAGAAGTGCTGGCCATCGAGCCGATCCTGCACCAGCAGCAGGTCGAAGCCCTGCGCGTGATCTCCCGCGATGCCCTGGGCGAGCAGCATGTGCGCACCACTCGTTCGGTGGTGGTCAGCGCCGGTGGCACGCCACGTATTCCCGAGGCGTTCAACGCGCTCAAAGGCGACAGCCGGGTGTTCCACCATTCCCAATACCTGGAGCGCATGGCCAGCCAGCCGTGTGTCGACGGCAAGGCCATGCGCATCGCCATCATCGGCGGCGGCCAGAGTGCGGCCGAAGCCTTTATCGACCTGAACGACAGCTTCCCGTCGGTGCAGGTCGACATGATCGTGCGCGGCTCGGCGCTCAAGCCGGCCGATGACAGCCCGTTCGTCAACGAAGTGTTCTCGCCGGCCTTTACCGACCTGGTGTTCCAGCAGGAGGGCGCCGAGCGCGAGCGCCTGGTGGCCGAGTACCAGAACACCAACTATTCGGTGGTGGACCTGGACCTGATCGAGCGCATCTACGGCATTTTCTACCGCCAGAAAGTTTCCGGCATCGCCCGCCAGGCGTTCCGCACCATGACCGTAGTGGAGAAGGCCACCCCAGGTCCGCTAGGCATTGAATTGGTGTTGCGCAACAACGCCAACGGTGACACCAGCATCAATCACTATGACGCGGTGATCCTGGCCACTGGCTACGAGCGCCAGACGCACCGCGCCTTGCTCGCGCCGCTGGAAGACTACCTGGGCGACTTTGAGGTGGCGCGTGATTACCGCATCGTCACCGACGAGCGTTGCAACGCCGGTATCTACATCCAGGGCTTCAGCCAGGCCAGCCACGGTTTGAGCGACACCTTGCTGTCGGTGCTGCCGATTCGCGCGGATGAGATCGCGGCGTCGCTGTATGCACTGGACCGCGGGCGCGGCCAGGGGCGTTCGGTGCAGGACCTGTTACTCGCCACCGCGAGCTGA
- a CDS encoding efflux RND transporter periplasmic adaptor subunit, whose amino-acid sequence MKRPRPARRALLVIACLIPLLAVAAWQVLPPGRDTLTTITVTRGNIENSVTALGTLQPRRYVDVGAQASGQIRKIHVEAGDQVQEGQLLVEIDPSTQKAKLDASRYAIENLKAQLQEQKAQHELARQKYQRQQRLAAGNATREEDVQTAKAELRATQARVDMFQAQILQAQASLRSDEAELGYTRIYAPMTGTVVAVDARVGQTLNAQQQTPLILRIAKLSPMTVWAEVSEADIGHVKPGMTAYFTTLSGGNRRWTSTVRQILPIPPKPLNETQGSGSPNSSSKSGSGRVVLYTVLLDVDNSDNTLMAEMTAQVFFVASQVKDALTAPVAALQGTSSADRQIARIVAKNGRIEDREVRLGISDRLRVEVLEGLNEGDHLLIGPADGNGG is encoded by the coding sequence ATGAAACGCCCTCGACCTGCCCGACGCGCCTTGCTTGTTATCGCGTGCCTGATCCCCCTCCTTGCCGTCGCCGCCTGGCAGGTGCTGCCGCCGGGGCGTGACACCCTCACCACCATCACTGTCACCCGCGGCAATATCGAGAACAGCGTGACCGCCTTGGGCACCCTGCAACCGCGTCGTTATGTGGACGTGGGCGCCCAGGCGTCGGGGCAGATCCGCAAGATCCACGTCGAGGCCGGCGACCAAGTCCAGGAAGGCCAATTGCTGGTGGAGATCGATCCTTCCACGCAAAAAGCCAAGCTCGACGCCAGCCGCTACGCCATCGAAAATCTGAAAGCCCAGTTGCAGGAACAAAAGGCCCAGCACGAACTGGCGCGCCAGAAGTACCAACGCCAGCAACGCCTGGCCGCCGGTAACGCCACCCGCGAGGAAGATGTGCAAACCGCCAAGGCTGAATTGCGCGCCACCCAGGCCCGGGTCGACATGTTCCAGGCGCAGATCCTGCAAGCCCAGGCCAGCCTGCGCAGCGATGAGGCGGAGTTGGGTTACACGCGCATTTACGCGCCCATGACCGGCACCGTGGTGGCTGTAGACGCGCGGGTCGGTCAGACCCTCAACGCCCAGCAGCAGACCCCGCTGATCCTGCGCATCGCCAAATTGTCGCCGATGACCGTGTGGGCTGAAGTCTCGGAAGCCGATATCGGGCATGTAAAACCGGGCATGACTGCCTATTTCACCACCCTGAGCGGCGGTAACCGGCGCTGGACCAGTACCGTGCGGCAGATCCTGCCGATTCCGCCCAAGCCACTGAATGAAACCCAAGGCAGCGGCAGCCCCAACAGCTCGAGTAAAAGCGGCAGCGGCCGCGTGGTGCTGTACACCGTGTTGCTGGATGTGGACAACAGTGACAACACGCTGATGGCCGAAATGACTGCCCAGGTGTTTTTCGTCGCCAGCCAGGTCAAGGACGCCCTCACCGCACCGGTTGCCGCCCTGCAAGGCACGTCGAGTGCCGACCGGCAAATTGCCCGAATCGTGGCAAAAAATGGTCGCATCGAGGATCGCGAAGTGCGCCTGGGTATCAGCGACCGCCTGCGAGTCGAGGTGCTTGAAGGCCTGAACGAAGGCGATCACCTGCTGATCGGCCCTGCCGACGGCAACGGGGGTTGA
- a CDS encoding MacB family efflux pump subunit → MTTPLIELKHIRKSYGGGDSPQVDVLRGIDLSIHAGEFVAIVGASGSGKSTLMNILGCLDRPSTGDYLFAGENVAHLDSDELAWLRREAFGFVFQGYHLIPSGSAQENVEMPAIYAGISAAERHARANALLTRLGLAERTGNRPHQLSGGQQQRVSIARALMNGGHIILADEPTGALDSHSGAEVMTLLDELASQGHVVILITHDREVAARANRIIEIRDGLIISDSADGSDAAPTVANGALQAVDLRQRLADGAEHNGAWKAELLDAVRAAWRVMWINRFRTALTLLGIIIGVASVVVMLAVGEGSKRQVMAQMGAFGSNILYVSGSSPNPRTPLGIITPQDVAALATLPQVKRIMPVNGAEAGVRFGNIDYMAYVGGNDTNFPTIFNWPVVEGSYFTEADERSAATVAVIGARVREKLFKGVVSPVGQYILIENVPFQVIGVLEEKGSSSGNKDSDDRIAIPYSSASIRLFGSYNPEYVVIAAADATRVRETERAIDQLLQRLHNGKTDYHLTNNAAMIQAEARTQNTLSLMLGSIAAISLLVGGIGVMNIMLMTVRERTREIGIRMATGARQRDILRQFLTEAVMLSVVGGLCGIALALLVGGVLVLAEVAVQFSLVAVFGAFGCALVTGVVFGFMPARKAARLDPVKALTSE, encoded by the coding sequence TTGACCACGCCCCTGATCGAACTCAAGCACATCCGCAAGTCTTACGGCGGCGGCGACAGCCCGCAGGTCGATGTATTACGCGGTATCGATTTGTCGATCCATGCCGGGGAATTCGTCGCCATCGTCGGCGCTTCCGGCTCCGGCAAGTCCACGCTGATGAACATCCTCGGCTGCCTCGACCGCCCCAGCACGGGCGATTACCTGTTCGCCGGAGAAAATGTCGCACACCTGGACAGCGACGAACTGGCCTGGCTCCGGCGCGAAGCCTTTGGCTTTGTGTTCCAGGGCTACCACCTGATCCCTTCAGGTTCGGCCCAGGAAAATGTCGAGATGCCGGCGATCTATGCCGGTATCAGCGCCGCCGAGCGTCATGCCCGGGCCAACGCCCTGCTCACCCGCCTGGGCCTGGCGGAGCGCACCGGCAACCGCCCGCACCAGCTTTCCGGTGGACAGCAGCAGCGGGTGTCCATCGCCCGTGCGCTGATGAATGGCGGCCATATCATCCTCGCTGACGAACCCACCGGCGCCCTCGACAGCCACAGTGGTGCCGAGGTCATGACCCTGCTCGACGAACTGGCCAGCCAGGGCCACGTGGTGATCCTGATCACCCACGACCGTGAGGTAGCGGCGCGGGCCAACCGTATCATCGAGATCCGCGATGGCTTGATCATCAGTGACTCCGCTGACGGCAGCGACGCTGCCCCCACAGTAGCCAACGGCGCCCTGCAAGCCGTGGACCTGCGCCAGCGCCTGGCTGACGGCGCCGAGCATAACGGCGCGTGGAAAGCCGAACTGCTTGACGCGGTACGTGCGGCCTGGCGCGTGATGTGGATCAACCGTTTTCGCACCGCGCTGACCCTGCTGGGCATCATCATCGGCGTGGCGTCAGTGGTGGTGATGCTGGCGGTGGGCGAAGGCAGCAAGCGCCAGGTCATGGCGCAGATGGGCGCGTTCGGTTCCAATATCCTCTACGTCAGCGGCTCCTCGCCCAACCCGCGCACCCCCCTGGGCATTATCACGCCCCAAGACGTGGCCGCCCTGGCCACCTTACCGCAGGTCAAGCGGATCATGCCGGTCAACGGCGCCGAGGCCGGTGTGCGTTTCGGCAACATCGACTACATGGCCTATGTCGGTGGTAATGACACCAATTTCCCGACTATTTTCAACTGGCCCGTGGTGGAGGGCAGCTACTTCACCGAAGCCGATGAACGTTCCGCCGCCACGGTCGCGGTGATCGGCGCACGGGTGCGCGAGAAACTGTTCAAGGGCGTTGTCAGCCCCGTTGGCCAATACATCCTGATCGAGAACGTGCCGTTCCAGGTGATCGGCGTCCTTGAAGAAAAAGGCTCCAGCTCCGGCAACAAGGACAGCGACGACCGCATCGCCATTCCGTACTCTTCCGCCAGCATTCGCTTGTTTGGCAGCTACAACCCCGAGTACGTGGTGATTGCCGCCGCGGACGCCACCCGGGTGCGTGAAACCGAACGGGCGATCGATCAACTGCTGCAACGTTTGCACAACGGAAAAACCGACTATCACCTGACCAACAACGCGGCGATGATCCAGGCAGAAGCACGCACGCAGAACACGCTGTCATTGATGCTCGGCTCGATTGCCGCGATTTCCCTGTTGGTGGGTGGCATCGGCGTGATGAACATCATGCTGATGACGGTGCGCGAGCGCACCCGTGAGATCGGTATTCGCATGGCCACCGGCGCTCGCCAGCGCGACATCCTGCGCCAGTTTCTCACCGAAGCGGTGATGCTCTCAGTGGTCGGCGGCCTGTGCGGCATCGCCCTGGCCCTGCTGGTGGGCGGCGTGCTGGTGCTGGCAGAGGTGGCGGTGCAGTTTTCCCTGGTGGCGGTGTTTGGTGCATTTGGTTGCGCGTTGGTCACCGGCGTTGTATTCGGCTTTATGCCGGCCCGTAAAGCTGCCCGGCTCGATCCGGTTAAGGCGTTGACCAGTGAATAA
- a CDS encoding putative DNA modification/repair radical SAM protein, whose product MQLIEKLSILADAAKYDASCASSGAPKRSSEGKAGLGSTDGMGICHSYTPDGRCVSLLKVLLTNFCLYDCQYCVNRRSSDVPRARFSPEEVVTLTLDFYRRNCVSGLFLSSGIIRSSDYTMEQLVRVAKLLREEHDFRGYIHLKTIPDADPALIAEAGRYADRLSVNIELPTEASLQTLAPEKKIVSIKQAMQTIYTGEQTVRNEPRAPRFAPAGQSTQLIVGADDTDDSTILHGAEALYGNFKLRRVYYSAFSPIPNSPKSVPLAAPPLMREHRLYQADFLLRSYGFNANELFKGPGHLALDIDPKLAWALDNRDVFPLDLNRAEPTLIARIPGIGLRTTQRLVDLRRERKIRFEDLARMRCVLAKAKPFFITSDYHPQQADSTSVLLREQLRDRPQPQQMGLWG is encoded by the coding sequence ATGCAGTTGATCGAAAAACTCAGCATCCTCGCCGACGCCGCCAAGTATGACGCCTCGTGCGCCAGCAGTGGCGCGCCCAAGCGCAGTTCCGAGGGCAAGGCGGGGCTGGGTTCCACCGATGGCATGGGCATCTGCCATAGCTATACGCCGGATGGGCGTTGCGTGTCATTGCTCAAGGTGTTGCTCACCAACTTCTGTCTCTACGATTGCCAGTACTGCGTCAACCGCCGCTCCAGCGACGTGCCCCGTGCGCGTTTCAGCCCGGAGGAGGTGGTCACCCTGACCCTGGATTTCTACCGGCGCAACTGCGTCAGCGGGTTGTTTCTCAGTTCCGGCATCATCCGTTCGTCCGACTACACCATGGAGCAACTGGTGCGGGTCGCCAAACTGCTGCGTGAAGAGCATGACTTTCGTGGCTATATCCATCTCAAGACCATTCCCGATGCTGACCCGGCACTGATCGCCGAAGCGGGGCGTTACGCCGATCGCCTGAGCGTGAACATCGAACTGCCCACCGAGGCCAGCCTGCAGACCCTGGCGCCGGAAAAAAAGATCGTGTCGATCAAACAGGCCATGCAGACCATCTACACCGGCGAGCAGACGGTACGCAACGAACCGCGCGCGCCGCGTTTTGCCCCGGCCGGGCAGAGCACGCAGTTGATCGTCGGCGCCGACGACACCGATGACAGCACCATCCTCCACGGTGCCGAGGCGTTGTACGGCAACTTCAAGCTGCGCCGCGTGTATTACTCGGCATTCAGCCCCATTCCCAACAGCCCGAAAAGCGTGCCTCTGGCAGCACCGCCGTTGATGCGCGAGCACCGCTTGTACCAGGCCGATTTCCTGTTGCGCAGCTATGGGTTCAACGCCAATGAACTGTTCAAAGGTCCCGGCCACCTGGCCCTGGACATCGATCCCAAGCTGGCCTGGGCCCTGGATAACCGCGACGTGTTCCCCCTGGATCTGAATCGCGCCGAACCGACCCTGATCGCGCGTATTCCAGGCATTGGTTTGCGCACCACCCAGCGCCTGGTGGACCTGCGCCGCGAGCGCAAGATCCGCTTCGAAGACCTGGCGCGCATGCGTTGTGTACTGGCCAAGGCCAAGCCGTTTTTCATCACCAGCGACTACCACCCGCAACAGGCCGACAGCACCAGCGTGCTGTTGCGCGAGCAACTGCGTGACCGTCCACAGCCGCAACAAATGGGGTTGTGGGGATGA
- a CDS encoding TIGR03915 family putative DNA repair protein: MISLECNNLFSTWREQARWLLSHQVDPSQVSWGEAEVADLFATDEPIPEGLGPFQTRVPKTLLELLESAACYHGDQRWSLLYEVLWRVSHGDRTAMLAGDKLGSELQRRIKQVSREAHHLHAFVRFIALPDGAGPELPEYVAWHEPAHDILKSASQHFIGRMGRHRWMIATPLDGVYYNGEQLIHQRECPEVWRQLAQNVEDPHSAMWLTYYSHIFNPARLNPKVMEGHLPSRFWKNLPEGKLIPGLISEARTGKQKDGQAKLIGERPGKRISSGHS, translated from the coding sequence ATGATCAGCCTGGAATGCAACAACCTGTTCAGCACCTGGCGCGAGCAGGCGCGCTGGCTGCTGAGCCATCAGGTCGACCCCAGCCAGGTGAGCTGGGGCGAGGCCGAGGTGGCGGACCTGTTTGCTACCGATGAACCGATTCCCGAGGGGCTGGGGCCTTTCCAGACGCGAGTGCCCAAGACCCTGCTGGAATTGCTGGAATCGGCTGCCTGTTACCACGGCGACCAGCGCTGGAGCCTGTTGTATGAAGTGTTGTGGCGTGTCAGCCATGGTGACCGCACCGCCATGCTGGCAGGGGACAAGCTGGGCAGTGAGTTGCAACGCCGGATCAAGCAGGTCAGCCGCGAGGCGCATCACTTGCACGCGTTTGTGCGGTTCATCGCGCTACCGGACGGGGCTGGTCCCGAGCTGCCGGAATACGTGGCGTGGCATGAGCCTGCCCATGACATCCTCAAATCGGCCAGCCAGCATTTTATCGGGCGCATGGGGCGCCATCGCTGGATGATCGCCACGCCGTTGGACGGGGTGTACTACAACGGTGAGCAGTTGATTCATCAGCGCGAGTGTCCCGAGGTGTGGCGGCAATTGGCGCAGAATGTCGAAGACCCCCACAGTGCGATGTGGCTGACCTACTACAGTCATATCTTCAACCCGGCCCGGTTGAATCCCAAGGTGATGGAAGGGCATTTGCCCAGCCGGTTCTGGAAGAATCTGCCGGAGGGCAAGTTGATACCGGGGTTGATCAGTGAGGCGCGTACCGGCAAGCAAAAGGATGGGCAGGCGAAGCTGATAGGGGAGAGGCCCGGCAAACGTATCTCAAGCGGGCACAGTTAA
- a CDS encoding efflux transporter outer membrane subunit yields the protein MNKRSIYLPGLCVLLSACTGNPPSVDSGIAPPTAWQYAERVTAQTTNQQWWTQFGSPQLNRLVDQARRDSFDVAAATARVRQAQASAVIAGAPLLPEVKLNLATSHQKLLRGPGGPDLDATRSDDAVDNFGANLTASYEVDFWGGRAAARDSALHSLRASEFDQATVELTLLSSVADRYAQTLAAHQREQIAALNLTNARNVLDLVQTRYDAGSATALELAQQKSLVASQQRQMPLIQQLAEESRITLAALLGQPVQALDLGSETFQALTWPTIGAGMPSQLLSRRPDIAKAEAQLAAAQADVTVARAAMLPALTLGATLGSDAYKALDVLRSPYYTLTAGLVGPIFNNGRLSAERDKARARQDELLQSYRGAIINGFADVEKSLSSITRLDQQRQWQSEELQQAQSAFQIAESRYQAGAEDLLTVLETQRTLYAAQDQNVQLRLARLQAGIALYKALGGGWQTTIR from the coding sequence GTGAATAAACGATCCATTTACCTACCCGGCTTGTGCGTGTTACTCAGCGCTTGCACTGGCAACCCGCCATCCGTCGACAGTGGTATAGCGCCGCCCACCGCCTGGCAATATGCCGAACGCGTCACCGCCCAAACGACCAACCAGCAATGGTGGACACAATTTGGCAGCCCGCAACTCAACCGCCTGGTCGATCAGGCGCGCCGTGACAGTTTCGATGTGGCCGCCGCCACCGCGCGCGTGCGCCAAGCCCAAGCCAGCGCCGTGATAGCCGGCGCGCCGTTGCTGCCGGAGGTGAAGTTAAACCTCGCCACCAGCCACCAGAAATTACTGCGTGGTCCGGGCGGACCGGACCTTGACGCGACCCGCAGCGATGACGCCGTCGACAACTTCGGCGCCAACCTCACCGCCAGTTACGAAGTGGACTTCTGGGGTGGCCGCGCTGCCGCCCGTGACAGCGCCCTGCACAGCCTGCGCGCCAGCGAGTTTGACCAGGCCACCGTGGAATTGACCTTGCTCAGCAGCGTGGCGGACCGCTATGCCCAGACCCTCGCCGCCCACCAGCGCGAGCAGATCGCCGCGCTGAACCTGACCAATGCGCGCAACGTGCTCGATCTGGTGCAGACCCGCTATGACGCCGGCTCCGCCACCGCCCTGGAACTGGCCCAGCAAAAAAGCCTGGTGGCCAGCCAGCAACGCCAGATGCCGCTGATCCAGCAATTGGCCGAAGAATCGCGGATCACCCTGGCCGCCCTGCTCGGCCAGCCGGTGCAGGCCCTGGACCTGGGCTCTGAAACCTTCCAGGCCCTGACCTGGCCAACCATCGGCGCAGGCATGCCCAGCCAATTGCTCAGTCGCCGACCTGACATTGCCAAGGCCGAAGCGCAACTGGCGGCGGCGCAGGCCGACGTCACCGTGGCCCGCGCCGCCATGCTGCCCGCCCTCACCCTCGGCGCAACCCTGGGTTCCGATGCCTACAAAGCCCTGGATGTGCTGCGCAGCCCCTACTACACACTGACCGCCGGCCTGGTGGGACCAATCTTCAACAATGGCCGTTTAAGTGCTGAACGCGACAAGGCCCGCGCACGTCAGGATGAACTGCTGCAAAGCTATCGTGGGGCGATCATCAACGGCTTTGCCGACGTGGAAAAATCCCTCAGCAGCATTACCCGCCTCGACCAGCAGCGACAATGGCAAAGCGAAGAACTGCAACAGGCACAGAGTGCGTTCCAGATCGCTGAAAGCCGCTACCAGGCCGGCGCCGAAGACCTGCTCACCGTACTGGAAACCCAGCGCACCCTGTACGCGGCCCAGGACCAGAACGTACAGCTGCGGCTGGCGCGCCTGCAAGCCGGCATCGCGCTGTACAAGGCACTGGGGGGTGGGTGGCAGACAACGATCCGATAA
- a CDS encoding sigma-70 family RNA polymerase sigma factor, protein MLENYYRELVCFLNAKLGNRQVAEDVVHDAYVRVLERSSDTPIEQPRAFLYRTALNLVIDGHRRNALRQVEPLDVLDADERFATCSPHTTHDHGQRLELLERALAELPATCRDSFLLRKLDGLTHLQIAERLCISRALVEKHIVNAMKHCRVRMREWEAH, encoded by the coding sequence ATGTTGGAAAACTACTATCGCGAGCTGGTGTGTTTCCTCAACGCCAAGCTGGGCAACCGCCAGGTGGCCGAGGATGTGGTGCATGACGCTTATGTCCGGGTGCTGGAGCGTTCCAGCGACACCCCCATCGAGCAGCCCCGCGCCTTTTTGTACCGCACCGCGCTCAACCTGGTGATTGACGGCCATCGACGCAACGCCTTGCGTCAGGTCGAGCCCCTGGATGTGCTTGATGCCGACGAGCGCTTCGCCACCTGTTCGCCCCATACCACCCACGACCACGGCCAGCGCCTGGAACTGCTCGAACGCGCCCTGGCCGAGCTGCCAGCGACCTGCCGTGACAGTTTCCTGCTGCGCAAGCTCGACGGGCTGACCCATCTGCAAATCGCTGAACGGCTGTGCATTTCCCGCGCGCTGGTGGAAAAACACATCGTCAACGCCATGAAGCACTGCCGCGTGCGGATGCGCGAGTGGGAAGCGCACTGA
- a CDS encoding branched-chain amino acid aminotransferase: MGNESINWDKLGFDYIKTDKRFLQVWKNGEWQEGTLTDDNVLHISEGSTALHYGQQCFEGLKAYRCKDGSINLFRPDQNAARMQRSCARLLMPPVPTDVFIDACKQVVKANERFIPPYGSGGALYLRPFVIGTGDNIGVRTAPEFIFSVFAIPVGAYFKGGLVPHNFQISTFDRAAPQGTGAAKVGGNYAASLMPGSEAKKSGFADAIYLDPMTHSKIEEVGSANFFGITHDNQFITPKSPSVLPGITRLSLIELAQSRLGLKVVEGEVFIDKLDQFKEAGACGTAAVISPIGGIQYNGKLHVFHSETEVGPITQKLYKELTGVQTGDVEAPEGWIVKV; the protein is encoded by the coding sequence ATGGGTAACGAAAGCATCAATTGGGACAAGCTGGGTTTTGACTACATCAAGACCGACAAGCGGTTTCTTCAAGTCTGGAAAAACGGCGAATGGCAAGAAGGCACCCTGACCGACGACAACGTGCTGCACATCAGCGAGGGCTCCACCGCCCTGCATTATGGCCAGCAATGCTTTGAAGGCCTCAAGGCCTACCGCTGCAAGGACGGTTCGATCAACCTGTTCCGCCCGGACCAGAATGCCGCCCGCATGCAACGCAGCTGCGCCCGCCTGCTGATGCCACCTGTGCCGACTGACGTGTTCATCGACGCCTGCAAGCAAGTGGTCAAGGCCAACGAACGCTTCATCCCGCCGTACGGCAGCGGCGGCGCGCTGTATCTGCGTCCCTTCGTGATCGGCACGGGTGACAACATCGGCGTGCGTACTGCGCCGGAGTTCATCTTCTCTGTGTTCGCCATCCCGGTCGGCGCCTACTTCAAAGGTGGCCTGGTGCCACACAACTTCCAGATTTCCACCTTCGACCGCGCCGCGCCACAAGGCACTGGTGCCGCCAAGGTCGGTGGCAACTACGCCGCCAGCCTGATGCCAGGTTCCGAAGCGAAGAAATCCGGTTTTGCCGACGCAATCTATCTGGACCCGATGACCCATTCGAAAATCGAAGAAGTCGGCTCGGCCAACTTCTTCGGGATCACTCACGACAACCAGTTCATCACGCCGAAGTCGCCTTCGGTGCTGCCAGGCATCACCCGCCTGTCGCTGATCGAACTGGCCCAGTCCCGCCTGGGCCTGAAAGTGGTCGAGGGCGAAGTGTTCATCGACAAGCTGGACCAGTTCAAGGAAGCCGGCGCCTGCGGTACCGCAGCGGTGATCTCACCGATCGGCGGCATCCAGTACAACGGCAAGCTGCACGTGTTCCACAGCGAGACTGAAGTCGGCCCGATCACCCAGAAGCTCTACAAAGAGCTGACCGGTGTGCAGACCGGTGACGTTGAAGCGCCAGAAGGCTGGATCGTCAAGGTCTAA
- a CDS encoding GNAT family acetyltransferase, producing MSIAVRLAQAADAEGISQVILAALHSSNARDYPADVIARVASNFTPDAVLALLKRRLVLVATQDQLIIATAALDGNVVRSVFVNPALHGQGIGRLLMVEIELRAREAGVTVLSVPSSLTAEPFYTKLGFNTVRDVYHGNERTLVMEKALLSRHPIGPYRDRQHRAQVVALWQQAFGYDTAHNVPALAIDKKLAVNDGLFFVATDKKAVIGTILAGYDGHRGWLYSVAVHADYRRHGLGSSLVRHAEQALTALGCMKINLEITGGNDAVVGFYEALGYGVEPRISMGKKIAENIPIRS from the coding sequence ATGTCTATCGCCGTTCGTCTTGCCCAGGCAGCCGATGCCGAAGGGATCAGCCAGGTCATCCTGGCAGCCTTGCACAGCAGCAATGCGCGGGATTATCCGGCGGATGTGATTGCACGGGTGGCCAGTAATTTCACACCGGATGCCGTGTTGGCCTTGCTCAAGCGCCGCCTGGTACTGGTGGCAACTCAGGATCAATTGATCATCGCCACCGCCGCCCTCGACGGCAATGTGGTGCGCTCGGTGTTTGTCAACCCAGCGCTGCACGGGCAGGGAATCGGTCGCCTGTTGATGGTCGAGATCGAACTGCGCGCTCGTGAGGCCGGGGTGACGGTATTGAGCGTGCCGTCATCACTGACGGCCGAGCCGTTCTACACCAAGCTTGGGTTTAACACCGTGCGCGACGTTTACCACGGCAACGAGCGCACGCTGGTGATGGAAAAGGCGCTGCTGTCCCGGCATCCCATTGGGCCGTATCGTGACCGCCAACATCGGGCGCAAGTGGTTGCGCTATGGCAGCAGGCTTTTGGCTATGACACTGCCCATAACGTGCCGGCCCTGGCGATCGATAAGAAACTGGCCGTCAACGATGGGTTGTTCTTCGTGGCGACGGATAAAAAGGCGGTGATCGGGACGATTCTGGCCGGCTATGACGGCCATCGTGGCTGGCTGTATTCAGTGGCGGTACACGCGGATTATCGGCGCCACGGCTTGGGGTCTTCACTGGTGCGCCATGCGGAACAGGCATTGACTGCCCTGGGGTGCATGAAGATCAACCTGGAGATCACCGGCGGCAACGACGCGGTGGTGGGGTTCTACGAGGCGTTGGGGTATGGGGTGGAGCCGAGGATCAGCATGGGCAAGAAGATTGCCGAAAACATCCCGATACGGTCTTGA